A genomic segment from Peribacillus sp. ACCC06369 encodes:
- a CDS encoding tRNA-dihydrouridine synthase, whose amino-acid sequence MIDNFWRDLPRPFFILAPMEEVTDVVFRHVVSEAARPDVFFTEFTNTESYCHPEGIHSVRGRLTFTEDEQPIVAHIWGDKPEYFRQMSIGMAKLGYRGVDINMGCPVPNVAQNGKGSGLIRRPEVAAEIIQAAKAGGLPVSVKTRIGYTDVDEWHDWLTHILKQDIVNLSIHLRTRKEMSKVDAHWELIPEIKKLRDQVAPDTLLTINGDIPDRQTGLKLAHQYGIDGIMIGRGVFNNPFAFEKQPKDHSSKELLDLLRLHLDLHDKYSKLGLRPFKALHRFFKIYVRGFRGASELRNQLMSTESTDEVRALLDNFGSKNLDGMGEQ is encoded by the coding sequence ATGATAGATAATTTTTGGCGTGATTTACCACGACCTTTTTTTATACTGGCACCAATGGAAGAAGTGACGGATGTTGTTTTTCGCCATGTGGTGAGTGAAGCAGCCAGACCTGACGTGTTTTTTACAGAGTTTACAAACACGGAGAGCTATTGTCACCCAGAGGGCATCCATAGTGTGCGTGGGCGTTTGACTTTTACAGAGGATGAACAACCAATTGTAGCCCATATATGGGGGGATAAGCCTGAATACTTTCGGCAAATGAGTATTGGTATGGCGAAACTAGGCTATCGGGGTGTGGATATCAATATGGGCTGTCCTGTACCTAATGTGGCACAGAATGGGAAGGGAAGTGGCCTTATCCGTCGTCCAGAAGTTGCGGCAGAAATAATACAAGCAGCAAAAGCAGGAGGATTGCCCGTAAGTGTAAAGACAAGGATTGGTTACACGGATGTAGACGAATGGCACGACTGGCTAACACACATATTGAAACAAGACATTGTTAATCTTTCCATTCATCTGCGTACAAGAAAGGAAATGAGCAAAGTAGATGCTCATTGGGAACTAATCCCGGAGATTAAGAAACTTCGTGACCAGGTGGCACCAGATACACTCTTGACGATCAATGGGGATATTCCTGACCGTCAAACTGGCTTAAAACTCGCTCATCAATACGGTATTGATGGGATTATGATTGGGCGTGGTGTTTTCAATAATCCATTTGCCTTTGAAAAGCAGCCGAAAGATCATAGTAGTAAGGAATTGCTTGATCTCTTAAGGTTGCATCTGGATCTCCATGATAAATATTCAAAATTAGGGCTACGCCCGTTCAAGGCTCTTCATCGCTTTTTTAAGATATATGTCCGTGGGTTTCGAGGGGCAAGTGAATTAAGAAATCAATTAATGAGCACAGAGTCAACAGATGAAGTGCGTGCATTGCTTGATAACTTTGGGTCAAAGAATCTTGATGGAATGGGTGAACAGTAG
- a CDS encoding IS3 family transposase, producing MILVPLVFLKSPTPLVLSITVQPNIDYYNNKHIKQKLAGMSPVQYRLHTSQLTALYKL from the coding sequence GTGATACTGGTTCCGTTAGTTTTTTTAAAATCACCAACACCCCTTGTGTTGTCAATTACAGTCCAACCTAATATAGATTACTATAATAACAAACATATAAAGCAAAAATTGGCGGGAATGAGTCCGGTTCAATACCGCCTTCACACCAGCCAATTAACTGCTTTGTATAAACTCTAA